From a region of the Gossypium raimondii isolate GPD5lz chromosome 10, ASM2569854v1, whole genome shotgun sequence genome:
- the LOC105777607 gene encoding cationic amino acid transporter 7, chloroplastic isoform X2: MGTHSSSSSFSALQSYLQALAQTPRRLASRAPSVSSSYEELSRVKARSGSDMQRTLRWFDLVGLGIGGMVGAGVFVTTGRASRLYAGPAIVVSYAIAGLCALLSAFCYTEFAVHIPVAGGAFSYLRITFGEFAAFLTGANLITEYVMSNAAVSRGLTSYMGAAMGVSTTKWRFILPLLPNGFNEIDLVAPAIVLILTLIICYSTRESSVVNMILTTLHILFIAFVILMGLWKGDWNNFTHPGNPQHPSGFFPYGASGVFNGAAMVYLSYIGYDAVSTMAEEVRDPVKDIPIGVSGSVIIVTILYCLMAASMSMLLPYDMIDVEAPFSAAFSGRSEWVARVIGVGASFGILTSLLVAMLGQARYMCVIGRSNVVPAWFARVHPKTSTPVNASAFLVTWQILLR, from the exons ATGGGAACCCactcttcctcttcctctttctCTGCCCTCCAATCTTACCTACAAGCCTTGGCCCAAACCCCACGTCGCTTGGCTAGCCGTGCCCCCTCTGTTTCTTCCTCATACGAAGAACTGAGTCGGGTCAAGGCCCGTTCCGGCTCCGACATGCAACGGACCCTCCGTTGGTTTGATTTGGTTGGGCTGGGAATCGGAGGTATGGTCGGAGCCGGTGTGTTTGTCACCACTGGCAGAGCTAGCCGACTCTACGCTGGCCCTGCCATCGTTGTCTCTTACGCCATTGCTGGCCTCTGCGCCCTCCTCTCCGCCTTCTGCTACACAGAATTCGCCGTCCATATTCCCGTCGCCGGCGGTGCTTTCAGCTACCTCCGAATCACCTTTGGGGAGTTCGCCGCGTTCTTGACGGGAGCCAACCTAATAACCGAATATGTCATGTCAAACGCCGCCGTTTCCAGGGGGTTGACCTCCTATATGGGCGCCGCAATGGGTGTCTCCACCACGAAATGGAGGTTCATACTTCCATTACTCCCAAATGGGTTCAATGAAATCGACCTCGTAGCTCCGGCCATCGTACTAATCCTCACACTCATCATCTGTTACAGCACGAGAGAAAGCTCAGTCGTCAATATGATACTCACCACGTTACACATACTCTTCATAGCTTTCGTAATATTAATGGGGCTTTGGAAAGGAGATTGGAACAATTTCACACACCCAGGGAATCCCCAGCATCCGTCCGGTTTCTTCCCCTACGGTGCCTCCGGTGTCTTCAATGGGGCAGCCATGGTATACTTGAGTTACATAGGATACGACGCCGTATCAACCATGGCCGAGGAAGTTCGTGATCCCGTTAAAGATATCCCTATCGGGGTTTCAGGCTCCGTCATCATCGTCACCATTCTTTACTGCCTCATGGCCGCTTCCATGTCCATGTTACTCCCTTACGACATg ATCGATGTGGAGGCGCCGTTTTCGGCGGCGTTCAGTGGGAGATCGGAATGGGTGGCGAGGGTAATAGGGGTGGGGGCCAGCTTCGGGATATTGACGTCGCTGTTAGTGGCGATGCTGGGACAGGCTCGGTACATGTGCGTCATCGGACGGTCCAACGTGGTCCCGGCCTGGTTCGCTAGGGTCCACCCCAAAACATCGACCCCTGTGAACGCCTCCGCCTTTCTTG ttacatggcaGATTCTTTTGAGATGA
- the LOC105777607 gene encoding cationic amino acid transporter 7, chloroplastic isoform X1, with the protein MGTHSSSSSFSALQSYLQALAQTPRRLASRAPSVSSSYEELSRVKARSGSDMQRTLRWFDLVGLGIGGMVGAGVFVTTGRASRLYAGPAIVVSYAIAGLCALLSAFCYTEFAVHIPVAGGAFSYLRITFGEFAAFLTGANLITEYVMSNAAVSRGLTSYMGAAMGVSTTKWRFILPLLPNGFNEIDLVAPAIVLILTLIICYSTRESSVVNMILTTLHILFIAFVILMGLWKGDWNNFTHPGNPQHPSGFFPYGASGVFNGAAMVYLSYIGYDAVSTMAEEVRDPVKDIPIGVSGSVIIVTILYCLMAASMSMLLPYDMIDVEAPFSAAFSGRSEWVARVIGVGASFGILTSLLVAMLGQARYMCVIGRSNVVPAWFARVHPKTSTPVNASAFLGIFTAAIALFTDLNILLNLVSIGTLFVFYMVSNAVIYRRYVMVGTTKPWPTLSFLCLFSLTSTIFTLVWHFTPPGKPKPFLLGACVVIAISILQVFHCMVPQARKPAFWGVPFMPWLPSISIFLNVFLLGSLDGPSYVRFGFFSALAVLVYVLYSVHASFDAEIEGCLGQKNVEIVEESKQSGEEEDPSQKV; encoded by the exons ATGGGAACCCactcttcctcttcctctttctCTGCCCTCCAATCTTACCTACAAGCCTTGGCCCAAACCCCACGTCGCTTGGCTAGCCGTGCCCCCTCTGTTTCTTCCTCATACGAAGAACTGAGTCGGGTCAAGGCCCGTTCCGGCTCCGACATGCAACGGACCCTCCGTTGGTTTGATTTGGTTGGGCTGGGAATCGGAGGTATGGTCGGAGCCGGTGTGTTTGTCACCACTGGCAGAGCTAGCCGACTCTACGCTGGCCCTGCCATCGTTGTCTCTTACGCCATTGCTGGCCTCTGCGCCCTCCTCTCCGCCTTCTGCTACACAGAATTCGCCGTCCATATTCCCGTCGCCGGCGGTGCTTTCAGCTACCTCCGAATCACCTTTGGGGAGTTCGCCGCGTTCTTGACGGGAGCCAACCTAATAACCGAATATGTCATGTCAAACGCCGCCGTTTCCAGGGGGTTGACCTCCTATATGGGCGCCGCAATGGGTGTCTCCACCACGAAATGGAGGTTCATACTTCCATTACTCCCAAATGGGTTCAATGAAATCGACCTCGTAGCTCCGGCCATCGTACTAATCCTCACACTCATCATCTGTTACAGCACGAGAGAAAGCTCAGTCGTCAATATGATACTCACCACGTTACACATACTCTTCATAGCTTTCGTAATATTAATGGGGCTTTGGAAAGGAGATTGGAACAATTTCACACACCCAGGGAATCCCCAGCATCCGTCCGGTTTCTTCCCCTACGGTGCCTCCGGTGTCTTCAATGGGGCAGCCATGGTATACTTGAGTTACATAGGATACGACGCCGTATCAACCATGGCCGAGGAAGTTCGTGATCCCGTTAAAGATATCCCTATCGGGGTTTCAGGCTCCGTCATCATCGTCACCATTCTTTACTGCCTCATGGCCGCTTCCATGTCCATGTTACTCCCTTACGACATg ATCGATGTGGAGGCGCCGTTTTCGGCGGCGTTCAGTGGGAGATCGGAATGGGTGGCGAGGGTAATAGGGGTGGGGGCCAGCTTCGGGATATTGACGTCGCTGTTAGTGGCGATGCTGGGACAGGCTCGGTACATGTGCGTCATCGGACGGTCCAACGTGGTCCCGGCCTGGTTCGCTAGGGTCCACCCCAAAACATCGACCCCTGTGAACGCCTCCGCCTTTCTTG GAATTTTCACAGCTGCAATTGCCCTTTTCACTGATCTAAACATCCTCCTCAACCTTGTCTCCATCGGCACTCTCTTTGTGTTCTACATGGTATCCAATGCTGTCATCTACAGGCGATATGTTATGGTTGGGACAACAAAGCCATGGCCTACCTTATCCTTCCTATGCTTATTCTCCCTCACATCCACCATTTTCACCCTCGTGTGGCATTTTACACCACCAGGCAAGCCTAAACCCTTCTTGCTTGGTGCTTGTGTTGTGATTGCCATTTCCATATTACAAGTTTTCCATTGTATGGTACCACAAGCAAGGAAGCCTGCATTTTGGGGTGTCCCTTTCATGCCTTGGCTACCATCCATATCCATCTTCTTGAATGTTTTCTTGTTGGGGTCTCTAGACGGACCGTCATACGTCCGGTTCGGGTTCTTTTCGGCTTTGGCGGTGCTGGTATATGTCTTGTACAGTGTTCATGCTAGTTTTGATGCTGAAATAGAAGGGTGTTTGGGTCAAAAGAATGTTGAAATCGTAGAAGAATCAAAACAAAGTGGAGAAGAAGAGGACCCTAGTcaaaaagtttaa
- the LOC128034005 gene encoding uncharacterized protein LOC128034005: MKSIWKTRKKFEIQMVGQNLFLIGFELADDLELILEGMPWFFRNSVILFDRLCQAVDRNQILLTSSPYWMKIDSISPEFDKKDLMHAIGATFGRVLRSETNEDSCRLKVNLDVRRPLRRGIWGIAGRMGDEWGGEGADEAQKG; encoded by the exons ATGAAAAGCATCTGGAAAACAAGAAAGAAGTTTGAGATTCAGATGGTGGGTCAAAATTTATTCTTGATAGGTTTTGAGTTGGCTGATGATTTGGAGTTGATTTTGGAGGGTATGCCTTGGTTTTTTCGCAACAGTGTTATCCTATTTGATAGACTATGTCAGGCAGTGGAcagaaatcaaattttacttactTCTTCACCGTATTGGATGAAAATTGATTCGATTTCTCCAGAGTTTGATAAGAAAGATTTAATGCATGCAATCGGAGCCACGTTTGGCAGGGTTCTCAGATCTGAAACTAATGAAGATTCTTGTCGGCTCAAAGTTAATTTGGATGTCCGGAGACCACTCCGAAGAG GAATATGGGGAATTGCTGGAAGGATGGGAGATGAATGGGGAGGAGAAGGGGCTGATGAGGCTCAAAAAGGATGA
- the LOC105777365 gene encoding cytochrome P450 77A3 — translation MAVSFYHVLAFFISCLILFFSCKSKAKRRFNLPPGPPGWPVVGNLFQVARSGKPFFEYVDELRHQYGPIFTLKMGTRTMIILSDAKLCHEAFIEKGVVFASRPRENPTRNIFSCNKFTVNAAVYGPVWRSLRRNMVQNMLSSTRLKEFRTAREHAMDKLIDRLKAEAAANDGVVSVLKNARFAVFCILLAMCFGVEMDEETVEKMDEVMKTVLITLDPRIDDYLPILSPFFSKQRKQALQVRKHQIDYIVPFIEKRREALLNPGSDRSAMSFSYLDTLFDLKVEGRKSAPSNSELVTLCSEFLNGGTDTTATALEWGIAQLIENQDIQSKLLDEIKSTVGDRRVDETDIEKLKYLQAVVKELLRRHPPTYFSLTHAATEEAATLGGYDIPTDANLEIYLPGIGDDPKIWSDPEKFDPDRFYLGKEDGDIMGVKGVKMMPFGVGRRICPGLGMATVHVHLMLARMVQEFEWSAYPANSKVDFSGKLEFTVVMKNALKATIKPRDSG, via the coding sequence ATGGCTGTTTCATTTTACCATGTCCTCGCTTTCTTCATTTCAtgcttgattttgtttttttcatgcAAATCAAAAGCCAAACGACGCTTCAATCTCCCTCCAGGGCCTCCTGGTTGGCCTGTTGTTGGTAATCTTTTCCAGGTTGCTCGCTCTGGGAAACCATTCTTTGAATACGTTGATGAACTTCGTCATCAATATGGACCCATTTTCACTCTCAAGATGGGGACTCGAACCATGATTATACTTAGCGACGCCAAACTCTGCCATGAAGCGTTTATCGAAAAAGGTGTTGTTTTCGCTAGCCGGCCGAGGGAAAACCCCACTCGGAATATCTTTAGCTGCAACAAGTTCACCGTAAACGCCGCCGTTTACGGTCCTGTGTGGAGGTCTCTGAGGCGAAACATGGTTCAAAACATGTTGAGTTCGACTAGGCTTAAAGAGTTTCGCACTGCTAGAGAGCATGCAATGGATAAACTCATTGACCGTCTCAAAGCCGAAGCCGCCGCCAATGACGGTGTTGTCTCGGTGCTGAAAAACGCTCGTTTCGCCGTTTTTTGTATACTCTTAGCCATGTGTTTTGGGGTTGAAATGGATGAAGAAACAGTGGAGAAAATGGATGAAGTAATGAAAACTGTTTTGATCACACTTGATCCAAGAATCGACGATTATCTCCCCATTTTAAGCCCTTTTTTCTCCAAGCAACGCAAGCAAGCGCTCCAAGTTCGTAAACATCAAATAGATTACATCGTCCCGTTCATCGAAAAGCGTCGAGAAGCTCTTTTAAACCCAGGATCGGATCGATCCGCCATGTCGTTTTCATACCTCGACACCCTTTTTGATCTCAAAGTTGAAGGAAGAAAATCAGCACCGTCCAATTCCGAGCTGGTCACACTCTGCTCTGAGTTCCTCAACGGCGGCACCGATACCACCGCAACCGCACTCGAATGGGGCATCGCACAGCTAATTGAAAACCAAGACATTCAATCCAAACTGTTGGACGAAATCAAATCCACGGTCGGGGATCGAAGAGTAGACGAAACAGATATCGAAAAGCTCAAGTACTTGCAAGCAGTAGTGAAAGAGCTCTTACGTAGGCACCCACCGACGTACTTTTCGCTCACACACGCAGCTACTGAGGAGGCAGCAACATTGGGGGGATACGACATCCCGACGGATGCGAACCTGGAGATTTACCTGCCGGGAATAGGCGACGATCCGAAAATATGGTCCGACCCAGAAAAGTTCGACCCGGATAGATTCTACTTAGGGAAAGAGGATGGTGATATAATGGGGGTGAAAGGGGTGAAGATGATGCCGTTTGGGGTAGGGAGGAGGATTTGCCCTGGTTTAGGGATGGCGACGGTGCATGTTCACCTGATGTTAGCGAGGATGGTTCAGGAATTTGAATGGAGTGCATATCCAGCAAATAGCAAGGTGGATTTTAGTGGGAAATTGGAGTTTACGGTGGTAATGAAGAACGCCTTGAAGGCAACGATCAAGCCAAGGGATTCAGGgtga